A portion of the Edaphobacter lichenicola genome contains these proteins:
- a CDS encoding leucyl aminopeptidase: METKLLIQDAAASQTPMLAVFAVDIAVGKDAEPLPALLTTSDAVTNAAAKVLATGEFKATLGETLLLHAPGGLKAERLLVVGLGKAETLSVDEVRKGAGAAVRAAKPLGVREVAIAFPEDHALSDEHLETLPCTLLSRALVEGAELAESDWDTYRSERKDRSVRALSVITNESEKSTRAEIQGGFDTGLIVAAAQNFTRTLVNEPGNVLTPTELGRRAAAMCAEVGIKCEVHSTAKLDELKMGAFAAVAQGSNEPPALIVMTYEPQLKKGETAAEGAPVLGLVGKGITFDTGGISIKGADGMEKMKYDMAGAGAMIGAMRAIAQLKPKVKVIGVVCSAENMPDGKAFKPGDVVTAMSGKTIEVVNTDAEGRLVLADGLHYAKTLGCTHLIDAATLTGACVVALGTLNVGLFSNDEATWQKFTDAAKISGEKFWRLPCTDDYKEQIKSQIADMRNTGANRWGGAISAAMFLKEFVGDTPWVHLDIAGCAWNDESKPWIANGPSGVAVRSILEWARSYSA; encoded by the coding sequence ATGGAAACCAAGTTACTTATTCAGGACGCTGCTGCGTCGCAGACGCCAATGCTGGCAGTCTTTGCAGTGGATATTGCTGTTGGCAAGGATGCAGAGCCGTTGCCCGCTCTGTTGACGACTTCGGACGCGGTGACAAACGCAGCGGCGAAGGTGTTGGCGACGGGTGAGTTCAAAGCGACCCTTGGAGAGACACTGCTGCTGCACGCTCCGGGTGGCCTAAAGGCAGAACGGCTGCTGGTGGTGGGGTTGGGCAAGGCGGAGACGCTGTCGGTGGATGAGGTTCGGAAGGGTGCGGGGGCGGCGGTGCGTGCGGCCAAACCGCTGGGGGTTCGTGAGGTCGCGATTGCATTTCCCGAGGACCATGCGTTGTCGGATGAGCACCTGGAGACGCTGCCATGCACGCTGTTGTCGCGCGCGCTGGTGGAGGGTGCGGAGCTTGCAGAGAGTGACTGGGACACCTATCGGAGTGAACGCAAGGACCGGTCGGTGCGTGCGCTTTCGGTGATCACGAATGAATCGGAGAAATCAACCAGAGCGGAGATTCAGGGAGGATTTGATACTGGGCTGATTGTCGCTGCGGCGCAGAACTTTACGCGGACGCTGGTGAATGAGCCGGGAAATGTTTTGACACCGACGGAGTTGGGGAGGCGCGCTGCGGCGATGTGCGCGGAGGTGGGGATTAAATGCGAGGTGCACTCGACCGCAAAGCTCGATGAGTTGAAGATGGGTGCGTTTGCCGCAGTGGCACAGGGATCGAACGAACCGCCTGCGCTGATCGTGATGACGTATGAGCCGCAGTTGAAGAAGGGTGAGACGGCGGCTGAGGGCGCTCCGGTGCTGGGGTTGGTGGGCAAAGGGATTACGTTCGATACGGGTGGGATCTCGATCAAGGGCGCTGATGGCATGGAGAAGATGAAGTACGACATGGCAGGAGCGGGCGCGATGATCGGCGCGATGCGGGCCATTGCGCAGCTAAAGCCGAAGGTGAAGGTGATTGGGGTGGTGTGCTCGGCGGAGAATATGCCGGATGGCAAAGCGTTCAAGCCGGGCGATGTTGTCACGGCGATGTCGGGTAAGACGATTGAGGTGGTGAATACGGACGCTGAGGGCCGGCTTGTGCTCGCCGATGGCTTGCACTATGCGAAGACGTTGGGTTGCACGCATCTGATCGACGCAGCGACGCTGACTGGGGCTTGTGTTGTGGCGCTGGGAACTCTGAATGTGGGGCTGTTCTCGAATGATGAGGCGACGTGGCAGAAGTTTACTGACGCTGCGAAGATCTCGGGGGAGAAGTTCTGGCGGCTGCCTTGTACGGATGACTATAAGGAGCAGATCAAGAGCCAGATCGCGGACATGCGGAATACTGGCGCCAATCGCTGGGGTGGGGCGATCTCGGCGGCAATGTTTTTGAAGGAGTTTGTGGGGGATACTCCATGGGTGCATCTGGATATCGCTGGGTGTGCGTGGAATGATGAGAGTAAGCCGTGGATTGCGAATGGGCCGAGTGGGGTGGCGGTACGGTCGATTCTGGAGTGGGCGCGAAGCTACTCGGCTTGA
- the smpB gene encoding SsrA-binding protein SmpB → MPRSMSNPTVAYQPKPVVKEKDRDPVAAGKRDAAFNRSASFNYFLTDKFEAGVALRGTEVKSIREGKANLKDAYGLLKDGECFLLNAHIGPFSHGNAMNHDSLRTRKLLLHKNEVRKLEGMTKQKGFTLIPTRLYFRNGRVKCELALAKGKQEWDKRATERKREADSEAKAAVARSQRR, encoded by the coding sequence ATGCCTCGTTCCATGTCCAACCCGACGGTCGCCTACCAACCGAAGCCGGTGGTGAAGGAGAAGGACCGCGATCCGGTGGCGGCGGGCAAGAGAGACGCTGCGTTCAATCGGTCCGCTAGTTTTAATTATTTTTTGACAGACAAGTTTGAGGCTGGAGTTGCGCTGCGTGGGACCGAGGTGAAGTCGATCCGTGAGGGGAAGGCGAATCTGAAAGACGCCTATGGGCTGCTGAAGGACGGAGAGTGTTTTCTGCTGAATGCACACATCGGTCCTTTCTCCCATGGAAATGCGATGAACCATGATTCTCTGCGTACTCGTAAATTGCTACTGCATAAGAACGAGGTGCGGAAGCTCGAGGGTATGACGAAGCAGAAGGGATTTACGCTGATCCCGACGCGACTTTATTTCCGGAATGGGCGGGTGAAGTGCGAGCTGGCGCTGGCGAAAGGCAAGCAGGAGTGGGATAAACGCGCCACGGAACGCAAGCGCGAGGCCGATAGCGAGGCGAAGGCGGCGGTTGCGCGGAGTCAACGAAGGTAG
- a CDS encoding cohesin domain-containing protein, producing MLYLPERSSLADTAPTGSVLTWNNLPAGTKSGHRHTLHGTKDIDGSSMGRGYKSISTLSIVLRRVPLLVLLCCTVGLVSATAHAQSASTWNKRGQEAEARQNYDAAMDDYHQAMLKSPTDLRYKTRYEHTRFLASVGHVDRGRVLRQSGDMNGALAEFKRALQIDPGNQTAQQEIDQVEQILQNPQAGNGPERTEQMSRQNEIIDTIGSIAGPVQLKPASNDPITIHSVEDVKNIYQAIGKLAGLNVLFDPDYTSKRIPVDLTNVTLSDALRIVGTIAGTFYKAITPNTIFVAQNTRTKRTDLDEQAVQTFYLTNASQQNDANEVVIAIRNLLDPSVKIYLVPSQNAIVMRATPDQLLLAEKLLNDLDRARPEVVVDVAVLEVDRNFERNLGITLPQSVTITPQANPNATATSSSSSSSASGTTNTTSNFTLNSLAHLNANNFAVGITGGTVNALLTDSNTRVLQNPSIRATDGQRATLKIGQKIPIATGSYNAGVSTGVASIGVQTQFTYIDVGVNIDMTPTVHYDHEVTLKLKVEVSSEEPQPVTISGVTEPIIGQRVVEQTIQLKDGEPSLLSGIISTTDSLNIAGTPGLGELPILKYFFSSRDKVANKQEIVFLLIPHIVRESVLSRTNTRAIDTGTGQSIELRRDPSAADRGADGANPLYPKPKIGQATTAANAASAMVQQLSQQAQPIQPPTENAAAAATAANGAMQQLNQQAQPPNPAATAGGPPINFAVAPADSNQSVGATFQVAVMLNNGKDVFSVPLQLKFNSAVLQLVNVDAGDFLGRDGQATSIVHRDDGNGLVAISTNRPPNAAGVSGSGSLCTLTFKAIAPGDANLSLVKVGALNSAQANIPAVGSQAVVHVK from the coding sequence ATGCTATACTTACCCGAACGTAGCAGCCTGGCAGACACCGCCCCAACAGGCAGCGTCTTGACTTGGAACAACCTCCCGGCAGGCACGAAATCCGGCCATCGCCATACTCTTCACGGTACAAAGGACATAGACGGAAGCAGCATGGGCCGCGGGTACAAATCAATCAGCACACTCTCAATCGTTCTTCGTCGCGTCCCTCTCCTCGTGCTGCTCTGCTGCACTGTCGGCTTGGTCTCTGCAACGGCGCATGCCCAGTCAGCCAGCACATGGAACAAGCGTGGACAGGAGGCAGAAGCACGACAGAACTACGACGCGGCCATGGACGACTACCACCAGGCCATGCTCAAGAGCCCGACCGATCTTCGCTACAAGACCCGCTACGAGCACACCAGGTTTCTGGCCTCGGTCGGTCACGTCGATCGCGGCCGGGTCCTTCGCCAAAGCGGTGATATGAACGGCGCTTTGGCCGAGTTCAAGCGCGCCCTCCAGATCGATCCAGGCAATCAGACCGCACAACAGGAGATCGATCAGGTAGAGCAGATTCTGCAAAACCCGCAAGCTGGCAATGGCCCCGAGCGAACCGAGCAGATGTCCAGGCAGAACGAGATAATCGACACCATTGGCTCCATCGCGGGGCCCGTCCAGCTCAAGCCCGCCTCCAACGACCCCATCACCATCCACAGCGTCGAAGATGTCAAAAATATCTATCAGGCCATCGGGAAGCTCGCCGGCCTTAACGTTCTCTTCGATCCCGACTACACCTCCAAGCGCATTCCAGTCGACCTCACCAACGTCACCCTCTCGGACGCACTCCGCATCGTCGGCACCATCGCAGGTACCTTCTACAAAGCGATCACGCCCAATACCATCTTCGTCGCCCAGAACACACGCACCAAGCGCACCGATCTCGACGAGCAGGCCGTCCAGACTTTCTACTTGACCAACGCTAGCCAGCAGAACGACGCCAATGAAGTCGTCATCGCTATTCGCAACCTCCTCGATCCCAGCGTCAAGATCTATCTCGTTCCCAGCCAGAACGCCATCGTCATGCGCGCCACCCCGGATCAGTTGCTCCTTGCAGAAAAACTGTTGAACGACCTTGACCGTGCCCGTCCTGAAGTGGTCGTCGATGTCGCAGTCCTCGAGGTAGACCGCAACTTTGAGCGTAACCTTGGCATAACGCTTCCGCAGTCCGTCACCATCACCCCCCAGGCAAACCCGAACGCCACGGCGACGAGCAGCAGTTCCAGCTCTTCAGCATCCGGTACCACCAACACTACCTCAAACTTCACGCTTAATTCGCTTGCCCATCTCAATGCAAATAACTTTGCCGTAGGCATTACTGGAGGCACAGTCAACGCTCTCCTGACCGACTCGAACACACGTGTCCTGCAGAACCCAAGCATCCGTGCCACAGACGGCCAGCGAGCGACCCTCAAGATCGGTCAGAAGATTCCCATCGCGACCGGGTCCTATAACGCGGGCGTATCAACTGGTGTCGCCAGCATCGGCGTTCAGACCCAGTTCACGTACATCGACGTGGGCGTCAACATCGACATGACCCCAACCGTTCACTACGACCACGAGGTCACCCTTAAGCTAAAGGTCGAGGTCTCCTCGGAAGAGCCACAACCCGTGACCATCTCCGGCGTAACCGAGCCCATCATTGGCCAGCGCGTCGTCGAGCAGACCATTCAGCTCAAGGACGGCGAGCCAAGCCTGCTCTCCGGCATCATCAGCACAACCGACTCACTCAACATCGCCGGCACACCGGGTCTCGGAGAGCTGCCGATCCTCAAGTACTTCTTCTCTTCGCGCGACAAGGTAGCCAACAAGCAGGAGATCGTCTTCCTTCTGATTCCTCACATCGTCCGCGAGTCCGTTCTCAGCCGCACCAATACCCGTGCGATCGATACCGGCACCGGCCAATCGATTGAGTTGCGTCGTGATCCCAGCGCCGCCGACCGCGGTGCCGATGGTGCCAACCCCCTCTATCCCAAGCCTAAGATCGGACAAGCCACCACCGCCGCGAATGCTGCCTCGGCAATGGTCCAGCAACTCAGCCAGCAGGCGCAGCCCATCCAGCCCCCGACAGAGAACGCGGCGGCGGCAGCCACCGCCGCAAACGGCGCGATGCAGCAACTTAATCAGCAGGCCCAGCCGCCAAATCCTGCAGCCACTGCAGGAGGCCCGCCAATCAACTTTGCCGTCGCCCCTGCTGACTCCAACCAGTCCGTTGGTGCAACCTTCCAGGTGGCCGTCATGCTTAACAACGGAAAAGACGTCTTCTCTGTCCCTCTCCAGTTGAAGTTCAACTCAGCCGTGCTCCAGCTCGTCAACGTCGACGCAGGGGACTTCCTCGGTCGCGACGGTCAGGCCACCTCCATCGTCCATCGCGACGACGGCAACGGTCTCGTCGCCATCTCCACCAACCGTCCCCCCAATGCAGCCGGTGTCAGTGGCTCAGGCAGTCTCTGCACCTTAACCTTCAAGGCCATCGCGCCTGGAGACGCCAACCTCTCCCTCGTCAAAGTCGGCGCTCTCAACAGCGCGCAGGCCAATATTCCGGCCGTCGGTTCGCAGGCCGTGGTGCATGTGAAGTGA
- a CDS encoding type II secretion system protein: MNSPKGPAPRSWDTPAGNRQSGLTLVELIICVAIVSVLASAAIPIARFQVKRVKERELRRDLWEMRDAIDRYKDAADKGAMMTKADSFNYPPDLQTLVDGVEIQDKKVKFLRRIPVDPMTNSTEWGLRSNQDDADSDSFGGQNVFDVHTKSTGTALDGTKYSTW; encoded by the coding sequence CTGAACTCTCCGAAGGGTCCGGCTCCTCGGAGCTGGGACACCCCGGCGGGCAATCGCCAGTCCGGCCTCACTCTGGTCGAACTCATCATCTGCGTCGCCATCGTCTCTGTCCTCGCCTCCGCAGCTATCCCAATCGCCCGTTTTCAGGTCAAACGTGTCAAAGAGCGCGAACTTCGCCGCGACCTCTGGGAGATGCGCGACGCCATCGACCGCTACAAGGACGCCGCCGACAAGGGGGCCATGATGACCAAAGCCGACAGCTTCAACTACCCGCCCGATCTGCAAACCCTGGTCGACGGCGTCGAAATACAAGACAAAAAAGTAAAATTTCTTCGCCGAATCCCCGTCGATCCCATGACCAACAGTACCGAATGGGGTCTCCGCTCCAACCAGGATGACGCCGACTCCGACTCCTTCGGCGGCCAGAACGTCTTCGACGTTCACACCAAGAGCACCGGAACTGCCCTGGACGGCACAAAATACTCCACATGGTAG
- a CDS encoding type II secretion system protein: MVAITPIRSARIRQATEQGFTLLELMIVMVVIGLLAAIAIPAYTSNIRNAKEATLKEDLHVLRQAIDSYTVDKQKAPQTLDDLVQAGYIKTMPVDPFTRRSDTWLPVQEDTLMSLDQTESGIDDVHSGSQLTAADGTSYGTW; this comes from the coding sequence ATGGTAGCGATCACCCCAATCCGGTCCGCGCGCATCCGCCAGGCGACAGAGCAAGGCTTCACCCTGCTCGAGCTCATGATCGTCATGGTCGTCATCGGCCTGCTCGCCGCCATCGCCATCCCCGCCTACACCAGCAACATCCGCAATGCGAAAGAAGCCACCCTCAAAGAGGACCTCCACGTCCTCCGCCAGGCCATCGACTCCTACACCGTCGACAAGCAAAAAGCCCCCCAGACCCTCGACGACCTCGTACAGGCTGGTTACATCAAAACCATGCCCGTCGACCCCTTCACTCGCCGCTCTGACACCTGGCTTCCCGTTCAGGAAGACACCCTGATGAGCCTCGACCAGACCGAATCCGGCATCGACGACGTCCATAGCGGCTCTCAGCTCACGGCCGCCGACGGCACCTCCTACGGCACCTGGTAG
- a CDS encoding leucine-rich repeat domain-containing protein: MSQLNLWKKHLGSVPDSVWSRINLEVLILADNDLHEISEDIGSLKKLRTLDLGHNHLTQLPDSLGDLDGLTDFLYLHDNHLTSLPSSLAKLTRLRYLNLSSNAFALLPDCVPMLSALFELRVTDNALTTLPDSIGHLSNLRELHLRNNQLTMLPDSVGMLHELRQLDLRGNPLKTLPSSIATLPRLEKLDLRWVTTLESLPWIESLKARGCLVYS, encoded by the coding sequence ATGTCCCAGCTCAATCTCTGGAAGAAGCACCTCGGCTCTGTCCCGGACTCCGTCTGGAGCCGAATCAATCTCGAAGTACTCATCCTCGCCGACAACGATCTCCACGAGATCTCCGAAGACATCGGAAGCTTGAAGAAGCTCCGCACCCTGGACCTCGGCCACAACCACCTCACCCAACTACCGGACTCTCTCGGCGACCTCGACGGCCTCACCGACTTCCTCTACCTCCACGACAACCACCTGACATCCCTGCCGTCCTCCCTCGCAAAACTCACCCGTCTCCGCTACCTCAACCTCAGTTCGAACGCCTTCGCGCTCCTGCCCGACTGCGTCCCCATGCTCTCCGCACTGTTCGAGCTCAGGGTCACCGACAACGCCCTGACCACCCTCCCCGACTCAATCGGCCATCTCTCGAACCTCCGCGAGCTGCATCTCAGGAACAACCAACTCACCATGCTGCCAGACTCGGTCGGCATGCTCCACGAACTCCGCCAGCTCGATCTCCGAGGCAATCCTCTCAAGACCTTGCCATCATCCATCGCCACTCTCCCTCGACTCGAAAAACTGGACCTCCGTTGGGTGACAACCCTTGAATCACTCCCGTGGATTGAAAGCCTGAAGGCGCGAGGCTGCCTGGTCTACTCCTAG
- a CDS encoding M48 family metallopeptidase, with amino-acid sequence MRTVTHIGLAAFLTLSAVTFAQTSTTTPPQQTTPQNPQSTPQSDPQPTTTTTTTNTEVISDVPAEKPIPGHPTATPKESKDAAKEVKAENKTDVLPSPGESMKTNIKPGSEDDVNAVGTRNIGGRGVGNWYSTDWEIRTGKQYSMEIEKSAHMVNDPVVVEYVNRVGQNIVKNSDCKVPFTIKVIDSDEINAMALPGGFFYVNSGLILAADEEAELAGVMAHETAHVCAHHAARQMTKMNYVQIGSIPLIIFTQGSWTGYGIYEATQLAIPMGFLQFSRMDEAEADWLGVQYMYKSGYDPQAFVQFFEKLDALEKHKPGTLAKAFADHPQTPDRIMHSEEEIATILPARPDYMVTTSEFDDVKARLARLENKRKTNDGKGGNKPTLRRTSSGSGNNDPNNPNNPANSTSDQPTLGRRN; translated from the coding sequence ATGCGTACCGTCACGCACATCGGCCTAGCCGCATTCCTCACCCTCTCCGCTGTCACCTTCGCTCAGACGTCGACGACCACCCCTCCCCAACAGACGACTCCGCAGAATCCGCAATCGACGCCGCAATCGGATCCACAGCCCACGACAACAACGACGACCACAAACACCGAGGTCATCTCCGACGTCCCTGCCGAAAAGCCAATCCCCGGCCATCCCACGGCCACTCCGAAAGAGAGCAAGGACGCTGCAAAAGAAGTCAAAGCCGAGAACAAGACCGACGTCCTCCCATCCCCCGGCGAGTCCATGAAGACCAACATCAAGCCCGGTAGCGAAGATGACGTCAACGCCGTGGGCACCCGCAACATCGGCGGTCGCGGCGTCGGCAACTGGTACTCCACCGACTGGGAGATTCGCACCGGCAAGCAGTACTCCATGGAGATAGAAAAATCCGCTCACATGGTCAACGACCCCGTCGTCGTCGAGTACGTCAACCGCGTCGGTCAGAACATCGTCAAAAACTCCGACTGCAAAGTCCCCTTCACCATCAAGGTCATCGACTCCGACGAGATCAACGCCATGGCGCTCCCCGGCGGCTTCTTCTACGTCAACTCCGGCCTCATCCTCGCCGCCGACGAAGAGGCCGAGCTCGCCGGCGTCATGGCCCACGAGACCGCCCACGTCTGCGCCCACCACGCCGCCCGCCAGATGACCAAGATGAACTACGTGCAGATCGGTTCGATCCCACTCATCATCTTCACTCAGGGCTCTTGGACCGGCTACGGCATCTACGAAGCAACCCAGCTCGCCATCCCCATGGGCTTCCTCCAGTTCTCCCGCATGGACGAGGCTGAAGCCGACTGGCTCGGCGTCCAGTACATGTACAAATCCGGTTACGATCCGCAGGCCTTCGTACAGTTCTTCGAAAAACTCGACGCCCTCGAAAAACACAAGCCCGGCACGCTAGCGAAGGCCTTCGCCGACCATCCCCAGACCCCTGACCGCATCATGCACTCTGAGGAAGAGATTGCCACCATCCTGCCCGCTCGTCCGGATTACATGGTCACCACCTCCGAGTTCGACGACGTCAAAGCCCGCCTCGCCCGCCTCGAAAACAAGCGCAAGACCAACGACGGTAAGGGCGGCAACAAGCCCACGCTCCGCCGCACCTCGAGCGGCAGCGGCAACAACGACCCCAACAACCCGAACAATCCAGCCAACTCCACCAGCGACCAACCCACGCTAGGCCGTCGCAACTAA
- a CDS encoding SDR family NAD(P)-dependent oxidoreductase, which translates to MSDVQQINSGDANGIGVRQGSKMAAGMTRRDLLASGGAIMGGAVFGAEAFAQQPADTLATKQTWPGRTFGDGLLKGKVAVITGAARGIGRSIAVDMAANGADIVGLDICAKITPEQAYAVANKEDLDETGRLVKQHGRQFMEVVGDVRDIAFLRATAAQVQQRFGHIDIVVANAATQRFKPLIEMEDWEWNDVINNNLNGTANTIRAFAPALVKNGGGRIIVLSSMQGKHGSKNMASYSASKWGIIGLMKSAALELGKDKITVNALIPGLVDTPLTHNEARWSALIGEVTANENPPKNPTEQEAYDTRAPHVPLKVGWLKPEDLAPAAVFLASDLAAMVTGATYDVTGGDNANNQS; encoded by the coding sequence TTGAGTGATGTTCAACAGATAAACAGCGGTGATGCGAATGGGATTGGTGTGCGGCAGGGATCGAAGATGGCTGCGGGTATGACCAGAAGAGATTTGCTGGCTTCGGGAGGAGCGATTATGGGAGGGGCGGTGTTTGGCGCAGAGGCGTTTGCGCAGCAGCCAGCGGATACGTTGGCGACAAAACAGACGTGGCCTGGGCGGACGTTCGGCGATGGACTGCTGAAGGGCAAGGTGGCTGTGATTACGGGAGCGGCGCGTGGGATTGGGCGTTCGATCGCCGTAGATATGGCGGCGAATGGAGCGGATATTGTCGGGCTTGATATCTGCGCAAAGATAACGCCGGAGCAGGCGTATGCGGTGGCCAACAAGGAAGACCTGGATGAGACGGGCAGGCTGGTGAAGCAGCATGGACGTCAGTTTATGGAGGTGGTTGGGGATGTGCGGGATATTGCTTTCTTACGGGCGACCGCGGCCCAGGTGCAGCAGCGATTTGGACACATCGATATTGTCGTGGCGAATGCTGCGACTCAGCGCTTCAAGCCGTTGATTGAGATGGAGGACTGGGAGTGGAATGACGTGATCAATAACAATTTGAACGGCACGGCAAACACGATTCGCGCGTTTGCGCCGGCGCTGGTGAAGAACGGCGGCGGGCGGATTATTGTGCTGTCGTCGATGCAGGGGAAGCATGGGTCGAAGAACATGGCTTCGTACTCTGCTTCGAAGTGGGGGATTATCGGGCTGATGAAGTCGGCGGCGCTGGAGCTTGGAAAAGACAAGATTACGGTGAATGCGCTGATTCCGGGATTGGTGGATACTCCGCTGACGCACAACGAGGCGCGATGGAGTGCGCTGATTGGTGAGGTGACGGCGAATGAGAACCCGCCGAAGAATCCTACGGAGCAGGAGGCTTATGACACACGCGCTCCGCATGTGCCGCTGAAGGTGGGGTGGTTGAAGCCGGAGGATCTGGCACCGGCCGCGGTTTTTCTGGCTTCAGATCTGGCGGCTATGGTGACTGGAGCGACGTACGATGTGACGGGTGGGGACAACGCAAATAATCAGAGTTGA
- a CDS encoding SPFH domain-containing protein yields MTLFGETINPGGGRNINAQMPGVTRLIKTGAAVVAVLIFCLIFFNYIASITRIGAGYVGVEVVLSGSQRGPSEIPIRTGWVFYSPLRSQIIEFPTFVQTVKWTHDLNEGHASNEEMSFNTKEGMEIYSDVSLSYAIDPRRVPDFYVKYRLSDLDLFTHGILRDVVRNSLNEVASTYSVEQIYGEQKAEFLTKVQALIQQKMEPVGVGIQQFGFIGAPRVPPVIAAAITSKAQAIQDAERARNELAKTQAEAAKTIAEADGEAKAAVTRANGEAEANKIRQTSLTPQLLELRKIENQKALIERWNGQLPTVQTGNGGLLMELPKMQQ; encoded by the coding sequence GTGACTCTCTTTGGTGAAACAATCAACCCCGGTGGTGGCCGTAACATCAACGCTCAAATGCCGGGCGTAACCCGACTCATCAAAACCGGTGCAGCCGTAGTCGCCGTACTCATCTTCTGCCTCATCTTCTTCAACTACATCGCCTCCATCACTCGCATCGGAGCAGGCTACGTCGGTGTTGAAGTCGTCCTCAGCGGCTCGCAGCGCGGCCCTTCAGAGATTCCCATCCGCACCGGCTGGGTCTTCTACAGCCCTCTGCGCAGCCAGATCATCGAGTTCCCAACCTTCGTCCAAACCGTGAAATGGACTCACGATCTCAACGAAGGCCACGCCTCCAACGAGGAGATGAGCTTCAACACGAAAGAAGGTATGGAGATCTACTCCGACGTCTCCCTCAGCTACGCCATCGACCCGCGCCGCGTGCCAGACTTTTACGTGAAGTATCGTCTTAGCGACCTCGATCTCTTCACCCACGGCATCCTACGCGACGTCGTCCGCAACTCACTCAACGAGGTCGCCTCAACCTACAGTGTGGAGCAGATCTATGGAGAACAAAAAGCCGAGTTCCTCACCAAAGTCCAGGCTCTCATCCAGCAGAAGATGGAGCCTGTCGGCGTAGGCATCCAGCAGTTCGGCTTCATCGGCGCACCGCGCGTCCCGCCAGTAATCGCTGCGGCCATCACCTCGAAGGCCCAGGCCATCCAGGACGCAGAACGCGCCCGCAACGAACTAGCGAAGACGCAAGCCGAAGCCGCGAAAACAATCGCGGAAGCTGACGGTGAAGCCAAAGCTGCCGTAACCCGCGCCAACGGCGAGGCCGAAGCGAACAAAATTCGCCAGACCTCCCTTACGCCCCAACTTCTCGAGCTCCGCAAGATCGAGAATCAGAAAGCCCTCATCGAGCGCTGGAACGGCCAACTCCCCACCGTACAAACCGGCAACGGCGGCCTCCTGATGGAGCTCCCCAAGATGCAACAATAA
- a CDS encoding type IV pilus twitching motility protein PilT: MGEYGNELSKLVDQLNRSVTNAKSSERRSLDQFLAIALQRSASDMVLIAGSPATLRVNGVLTQDTGAPLLAEEIRDILLPMLTPGQSQELQEQRCLDFCFVRNSFGRFRANFHYQRGTLAAAIRLLPEQIPSLESLHLPSALAKLSERRQGLVLLTGPTGCGKTSTLAALVDRVNANRHDHIITIEDPIEYQHANRRSLVEQIELGHDTYSFAKAVRSVLRQDPDVIMIGEMRDSETISAALTAAETGHLVLSSLHTNDAAQTVSRILDTFPSGHQSQIRQQLSLALLAVISQQLLPAANGVGRYPAVEILVATGATRNLIRRGDDHQLRASIETGRADGMLTMEQSLTELVRAGRISRETAFAHCYHPEDLRRHLGN; the protein is encoded by the coding sequence ATGGGTGAGTACGGGAATGAACTGTCTAAGCTTGTCGATCAGCTCAACCGTTCGGTAACGAATGCGAAGTCCAGCGAAAGGAGATCGCTGGACCAATTCCTTGCGATCGCACTTCAGCGTAGTGCCTCGGATATGGTTTTGATTGCGGGATCACCGGCGACGCTAAGAGTCAATGGAGTACTGACGCAGGACACGGGCGCTCCGCTGCTAGCGGAAGAGATCCGGGATATTTTGCTACCGATGCTTACGCCAGGACAGTCGCAGGAGTTGCAGGAGCAGAGATGTCTGGACTTTTGTTTTGTGCGCAATTCGTTTGGGAGATTCAGGGCTAACTTTCACTATCAGCGCGGCACGCTTGCGGCGGCGATTCGTCTTTTGCCGGAGCAGATCCCTTCTCTGGAGTCGCTTCATCTGCCGTCTGCACTTGCAAAGTTGAGCGAGCGCCGGCAGGGATTGGTGCTTCTGACCGGGCCGACTGGATGCGGCAAGACCTCGACTCTCGCCGCGTTAGTCGACCGGGTCAATGCGAACCGCCACGACCACATCATTACGATTGAAGACCCCATTGAGTATCAGCATGCCAATCGACGCTCCCTGGTGGAGCAGATCGAACTCGGTCACGACACGTATAGCTTTGCGAAAGCGGTGCGTTCCGTCCTGCGACAGGATCCGGATGTGATCATGATTGGGGAGATGCGCGATAGTGAAACGATCTCCGCTGCGCTGACGGCCGCTGAGACAGGGCACCTGGTTCTCTCGTCGCTGCATACGAATGATGCGGCTCAGACGGTTTCGCGCATTCTCGATACGTTTCCGTCGGGGCATCAGTCCCAGATACGACAACAGCTATCGCTGGCGCTGCTTGCAGTCATCTCGCAACAACTGCTTCCAGCTGCAAACGGGGTCGGCCGTTATCCAGCGGTGGAGATACTTGTGGCAACTGGAGCCACACGAAATTTAATTCGGCGAGGAGACGACCACCAGCTTCGAGCCAGTATCGAGACTGGACGCGCCGATGGAATGCTGACCATGGAGCAGTCGTTGACGGAACTGGTGCGAGCGGGTCGGATCTCTCGCGAGACTGCGTTCGCTCATTGCTATCACCCAGAGGATTTGCGTCGGCACTTGGGCAACTAG